A single Lolium perenne isolate Kyuss_39 chromosome 6, Kyuss_2.0, whole genome shotgun sequence DNA region contains:
- the LOC127305943 gene encoding triacylglycerol lipase OBL1-like, with the protein MASAGDDVDSGGGFCDDTDFMVLRPDKGGLRDLVHLLWSPKVAENAAVDCPTGTEIAEARRRWAVFVSLVAQMLLLWAKRPVALLGRAAEYWMNLLNENGGSVFMLVANALHGKVKMPDRESLNYRSCIGLLDTRIELDKKIKPGDSNYHAALSIMAAKMSYENELVISRVVKNHWHMEFLGFYNCWNEFEGDYTTQAFVLADAPAPDATLAVVAFCGTKPFDTEQWCTDVDFSWYEVPGAAGCRVHGGFMKALGLQKHGGGWPKEIHDPTGARDNRPFAYYAIREKLKTFLHDNPGTKFAVTGHSLGGALAVLFPTVLALHGEEAVLGRLQGVYTFGQPRVGDARLGTFMQPHLENPSRYFRFVYCNDIVPRVPYDDSTLLFKHFGTCLYFDSFYRGKVTGEEPNKNYFSLMMVVPKLVNAVWELIRSFLIGYAEGPEYTEGWLMRLARVVALVLPGLPPHAPQDYVNTTRLGAASLKPLR; encoded by the exons ATGGCGTCCGCCGGTGATGATGTCGACAGCGGCGGAGGCTTCTGCGACGACACCGACTTCATGGTGCTGCGGCCGGACAAGGGCGGGTTGCGCGACCTCGTCCACCTTCTGTGGTCGCCCAAAGTCGCGGAGAACGCCGCCGTGGACTGCCCCACCGGCACGGAGATCGccgaggcgcggcggcggtgggCCGTCTTCGTGTCGCTGGTGGCGCAGATGCTGCTGCTGTGGGCCAAGAGGCCGGTGGCGCTGCTGGGGCGGGCGGCGGAGTACTGGATGAACCTCCTCAACGAGAACGGCGGCAGCGTCTTCATGCTCGTCGCCAACGCTCTGCACG GGAAGGTGAAAATGCCTGACAGAGAATCCCTGAACTACCGTTCCTGCATTGGACTGCTCGACACGAGGATCGAACTCGACAAGAAGATCAAACCCGGGGATAGTAACTATCACGCCGCTCTGTCGATCATGGCCGCAAAAATGTCCTACGAGAACGAGCTCGTCATCAGCAGAGTTGTAAAGAACCACTGGCACATGGAATTCCTGGGGTTCTACAACTGCTGGAACG AGTTCGAAGGGGACTACACGACGCAGGCGTTCGTGCTGGCGGACGCGCCGGCGCCGGACGCGACTCTGGCCGTGGTGGCCTTCTGCGGCACGAAGCCGTTCGACACGGAGCAGTGGTGCACGGACGTGGACTTCTCCTGGTACGAGGTCCCGGGGGCCGCCGGTTGCCGCGTCCACGGCGGCTTCATGAAGGCGCTCGGCCTGCAGAAACACGGCGGCGGGTGGCCGAAGGAGATCCACGACCCCACCGGCGCCCGCGATAACAGACCATTCGCCTACTACGCCATCCGCGAGAAGCTCAAGACGTTCCTGCACGACAATCCCGGGACCAAGTTCGCGGTGACCGGACACAGCCTAGGCGGCGCGCTGGCCGTGCTGTTCCCAACGGTGCTGGCGCTGCACGGCGAGGAGGCCGTGCTGGGCAGGCTGCAGGGAGTGTACACGTTCGGGCAGCCCCGCGTCGGGGATGCGAGGCTGGGGACGTTCATGCAGCCGCACCTGGAGAACCCCAGCAGGTACTTCAGGTTCGTCTACTGCAACGACATCGTGCCCAGGGTGCCCTACGACGACTCCACGTTGCTGTTCAAGCATTTTGGGACATGCCTCTACTTCGACAGCTTCTACAGAGGGAAG GTGACGGGAGAGGAGCCGAACAAAAACTACTTCTCGTTGATGATGGTGGTGCCCAAGTTGGTGAATGCGGTGTGGGAGCTCATCCGTAGCTTCCTCATAGGCTATGCCGAGGGGCCGGAGTACACCGAGGGGTGGCTGATGCGGCTCGCCAGGGTCGTCGCGCTAGTGCTGCCTGGGCTGCCACCGCACGCGCCGCAGGACTACGTGAACACCACCAGGCTCGGAGCGGCCTCACTCAAGCCACTGAGATAG